In Aspergillus fumigatus Af293 chromosome 2, whole genome shotgun sequence, a genomic segment contains:
- a CDS encoding ATP-binding protein produces MVQGRLLSSLARPCRIVAHRRYPPTLASSARRFHLTPKWLSSAPSDPSDSRNSPPESVAHDIPSLNSEHTPSKDAPLTSPVAPTEQVVKKDPGPYGSGVRRALRNRRQGKDLIAPIATVPQWFRERNTVLHGVEGQAVAQSQPQVEIKRLETDEKKAEVHAQSHGGDGGNPLPSESQSGTSHRYVLSEALWEELCASAKAGLRLPPPKYAQEPSAQKSHLVLQYPGADGILFLDAVVKRLAQELGADVVTLDAQDIAQLCSEQDMVDSGATSPIRSLGYEVYRPSIAESWQESGDNLNESEADDTDFIDAPVPPRNFRPGLKGAKFITISSASNNGDIPLPSILGLKSLMTSFNGPLDGTATAQSPSDRVEDRRLRLVHELISSPSKRSKQVSETESSSEAPAAAVRDVIVQVQDYGEIQATREGAKFITLLQKAIMDRRKAGTRVLFIGTSAQEVSPDSDSARLMQNAFDDHFSQMLVITPGMESKLVEKTFTEDRKMRTLGINIRHMQDMLRTRLNESSSAVRDSIFENRSWPLSPSLVKESGLDERYWPYSQIHWATTLALGSVGPNEPLGIEHIQRGIEMMLKTDQTKNAWLRERAPRSTLEAGTDRERLLNSLRKTCNSHEKKLLNGVVDANNIRTTFADVHVPPETIDALKTLTSLSLIRPEAFTYGVLATDKIPGLLLYGPPGTGKTLLAKAVARESGATVLEVSGSEVYDMYVGEGEKNVKAIFTLAKKLSPCVVFIDEADAIFCSRTGTSSRTSHRELINQFLREWDGMNDMSAFIMVATNRPFDLDDAVLRRLPRRLLVDLPTEQDRLAILKIHLKDETLDQSVDLAELAHRTPLYSGSDLKNLCVAAALACVREENDLAAKHQGPEPYQYPARRILTRAHFERGMEEISASISEDMSSLSAIRKFDEQYGDRKGRRKKSAGWGFMPLGTEQAETDAARVRT; encoded by the coding sequence ATGGTACAGGGCAGGCTACTTTCGTCCCTCGCCCGACCCTGCCGCATCGTCGCCCATCGCCGCTACCCCCCAACTCTCGCCTCGTCTGCACGTCGCTTTCATCTGACGCCAAAATGGTTGTCAAGTGCACCGTCTGATCCCAGCGACTCTAGGAACTCACCTCCGGAAAGCGTCGCTCATGATATTCCCTCACTAAACTCGGAGCATACCCCTTCCAAAGACGCTCCCCTGACAAGTCCGGTAGCACCAACAGAACAAGTGGTGAAGAAAGATCCGGGGCCCTATGGGTCAGGTGTACGGAGGGCGTTAAGGAACCGGAGACAAGGCAAAGATCTCATAGCTCCAATAGCAACTGTCCCACAATGGTTCCGGGAACGGAATACTGTTTTGCATGGCGTTGAAGGGCAAGCCGTCGCACAGTCCCAACCACAGGTTGAGATAAAACGGTTAGAAACggatgaaaagaaagcgGAAGTGCATGCCCAATCCCACGGCGGTGATGGAGGCAACCCATTACCATCTGAATCACAAAGCGGCACTAGCCATAGATATGTTCTAAGCGAAGCGCTTTGGGAAGAACTCTGTGCATCTGCCAAAGCAGGCCTACGGCTTCCACCACCCAAATACGCGCAGGAACCTTCGGCGCAAAAGTCGCATCTCGTCCTACAGTACCCGGGTGCGGATGGCATCTTATTTTTGGATGCGGTGGTGAAGCGATTAGCCCAGGAGCTAGGCGCGGACGTTGTGACGCTGGATGCTCAAGACATTGCTCAGCTATGCAGTGAGCAGGATATGGTGGACAGCGGTGCGACGTCCCCTATCAGGTCGCTAGGCTACGAGGTCTACCGGCCGTCTATTGCGGAATCGTGGCAGGAGTcgggagacaacctcaacgAGAGTGAAGCAGATGACACCGACTTTATCGACGCTCCGGTGCCGCCGAGGAATTTTCGACCCGGTTTAAAGGGGGCGAAATTTATCACGATCTCGAGCGCGAGCAATAACGGTGATATTCCATTGCCGAGTATTCTTGGGCTCAAATCACTAATGACCTCATTTAATGGGCCTCTGGATGGTACAGCTACGGCACAGAGCCCGAGTGATCGAGTTGAAGATAGGCGGCTTCGACTTGTTCACGAGTTAATTAGCTCACCCAGCAAGCGGTCCAAGCAAGTATCTGAGACAGAATCGTCGTCGGAGGCTCCGGCTGCCGCCGTTCGCGACGTCATCGTGCAGGTGCAGGACTATGGGGAAATCCAGGCGACACGTGAAGGTGCTAAGTTTATCACCCTACTACAAAAAGCTATCATGGATCGGAGAAAAGCCGGTACTCGAGTTCTGTTCATTGGCACCTCGGCGCAGGAAGTCAGCCCCGATTCGGACTCGGCGAGACTCATGCAAAATGCCTTTGACGACCATTTCTCCCAAATGCTGGTCATTACGCCGGGAATGGAGTCAAAACTGGTGGAGAAGACGTTTACAGAGGACCGCAAGATGCGTACGCTGGGCATCAACATTCGTCACATGCAGGATATGCTTCGTACCCGGCTGAATGAGAGCTCTTCAGCAGTGAGAGACTCCATTTTTGAAAATCGGTCTTGGCCACTATCTCCATCCCTAGTGAAAGAGTCTGGTTTAGATGAGCGCTACTGGCCTTACAGCCAGATCCACTGGGCGACAACACTTGCCCTTGGAAGCGTCGGCCCAAATGAGCCTTTGGGCATTGAACACATCCAGCGTGGTATTGAGATGATGCTCAAGACAGACCAAACCAAGAATGCCTGGCTACGAGAGAGAGCGCCAAGATCTACCCTTGAGGCAGGTACCGACCGGGAGCGTTTATTGAACTCCCTGCGTAAAACCTGCAACTCCCATGAGAAGAAGTTGCTGAATGGCGTTGTCGATGCCAACAATATCCGGACAACATTTGCCGATGTGCATGTCCCACCAGAGACTATCGATGCTCTGAAGACGCTGACCTCGTTGTCCCTTATCCGGCCGGAAGCTTTCACATATGGAGTGTTAGCTACGGACAAAATTCCGGGATTGTTGCTCTACGGCCCGCCAGGAACCGGTAAAACCCTGCTTGCAAAGGCCGTCGCTCGGGAGAGTGGGGCGACTGTTCTGGAGGTCAGCGGTTCCGAGGTGTACGATATGTATGTCGGCGAGGGCGAGAAGAACGTGAAGGCTATTTTCACTCTGGCGAAGAAACTCAGCCCTTGTGTGGTATTCATTGACGAGGCAGATGCCATTTTCTGTTCCCGGACGGGCACCAGTAGTCGCACCTCGCATCGAGAGCTCATCAATCAGTTCCTCCGAGAGTGGGACGGAATGAATGACATGTCTGCATTTATCATGGTTGCAACCAACCGACCATTCGACCTCGACGACGCCGTCCTTCGACGTCTCCCAAGGAGACTTCTTGTCGACCTTCCGACGGAGCAGGATCGGTTAGCCATTTTGAAGATCCACCTCAAGGACGAGACCCTCGATCAGTCGGTCGACCTAGCAGAATTGGCTCATCGAACTCCTCTCTATTCCGGCTCCGATCTGAAGAATCTCTGCGTTGCGGCCGCTCTGGCCTGCGTCCGAGAAGAGAATGACCTCGCAGCCAAACATCAGGGACCCGAACCGTATCAATATCCCGCGCGCCGCATATTGACTCGGGCGCACTTTGAGCGGGGAATGGAAGAGATCAGCGCCTCGATCAGCGAAGACATGTCCTCGTTGTCGGCCATCAGGAAGTTTGACGAGCAGTACGGTGATCGTAAAGGCCGTCGCAAGAAGAGCGCCGGATGGGGATTCATGCCTCTCGGTACGGAGCAGGCTGAAACGGATGCTGCACGTGTCCGTACTTGA
- the sec17 gene encoding alpha-soluble NSF attachment protein SEC17, translating to MAQDPRVLLQKADKALQGASSGLSFFGGRTEKYENAADLYTQAANAFRVQKLNKEAGLAFEKAAAIQKQNLNEPDDAANTLQEAFKVYRKSDPEDAARVLSAAIQHYVLKGNLRRAATQQQHLAEVYEVELGDMKKALEAYEKAAEWFDGDNAEALANKHYLKVADLAALEGDYYKAIENYERIGRSSITNNLMKWSVKDYFLKAGICHLASKDIVAANRALESYRDTDHTFASTREHQLLVDLVQAIEAGDQEAFSDKLFQYDQLSKLDKWKTTLLLRIKSNIEEAEEDFS from the exons ATGGCTCAAGATCCCCGAGTTCTGCTTCAGAAG GCAGACAAAGCGCTGCAAGGCGCCTCAAGCGGATTAAGCTTCTTTGGCGGACGAACGGAAAAGTACGAGAACGCTGCGGATTTGTATACGCAGGCCGCAAATGCTTTCAGAGTGCAGAAGCTGA ACAAAGAAGCTGGGCTGGCATTCGAAAAGGCCGCCGCAATCCAGAAGCAGAACCTCAATGAGCCAGACGACGCAGCAAACACGTTGCAAGAGGCCTTCAAGGTGTACCGCAAATCCGACCCCGAGGACGCCGCTCGCGTGCTCTCCGCGGCGATCCAGCACTACGTATTAAAGGGAAATCTGCGCCGGGCCGCCACACAGCAGCAGCATTTGGCGGAGGTGTACGAGGTTGAACTAGGCGATATGAAGAAGGCGCTGGAAGCCTATGAGAAAGCGGCGGAGTGGTTTGACGGTGACAATGCGGAAGC GCTCGCGAACAAGCACTACTTGAAAGTTGCAGATCTGGCCGCTCTCGAGGGAGACTACTACAAGGCCATTGAGAACTACGAGAGGATCGGCCGGTCGTCCATCACCAATAATCTCATGAAGTGGTCGGTCAAGGACTACTTCCTGAAGGCGGGTATCTGCCACCTGGCAAGCAAG GATATTGTCGCTGCGAACCGCGCCCTCGAGAGTTACCGCGACACCGATCATACATTTGCCTCGACGCGAGAGCACCAGCTGCTCGTTGATCTGGTGCAGGCTATCGAGGCCGGTGACCAGGAAGCCTTCTCCGACAAGCTGTTCCAGTATGACCAGCTCAGCAAGCTGGACAAGTGGAAGACTACTCTCTTGCTGCGCATTAAGAGCAACATcgaagaggcggaggaagattTCTCTTAA
- a CDS encoding small subunit rRNA maturation protein TSR1, translated as MAPTQTVHHHRSTTKTSHKPFKSKHASKGALKDINKGKVERGTRKTPHQQLMSKLDRRNQARQKQQLKHQEKAQANSIFTGANGAPRHVAVVPLSVDVDVAAILRSLNESVDVSADVSADTISRVRIDRFRQSLQYIPAKYDLMGALDVCRMADFVVLALSSEVEVEEQGEQLLRSIEGQGISNVVAVVQGLDKINPPKKRPQVASSLKSFINHFFPSVEKVLSVDSRQECSNVVRSLCTATPKGIRWRDERSWMLVEEVKWPEATTEVVDDVVLTGIVRGKGLKADRLVHIPGWGDFQIDSITAAPLPNARAKRDDGMNVDENEAPQVLDVPTADRDDLATVAPEEIEMEEDDISIAETERKGVLLDDHHYFSDDDSHLPARPKRLPKGTSEYQSAWFIDDVSDSGSDIEEEEEQDEAMAMDTAGNPEDGVFPDRQDAMTEAGPSEYPQSEMFLDPSPEDEAQQLEEYRASRRKEASEDLEFPDEIELHPNVLARERLARFRGLKNFKTSHWETAEDRPHEPEDWRRLLQIVDYKGSKNKTLREALVGGVKPGIRVDVHLRGVPSSLRNRRQPLSLFSLLRHEHKHTVVNVNMHLNSSVEEPLKSKEELIVQCGPRRLIVKPIFSAGDNTPNNVHKFDRFLHPGRSAIATWIGPLTWGAVPVLVFKSKQNHDPEVLDSADADAEGQIDIDNLELIGKGTVVAPDQSRIVAKRAILTGHPFKIHKRVVTVRYMFFNAEDVNWFKALQLWTKRGRSGYIKESLGTHGYFKATFDGKINPQDSIGISLYKRVFPRNARALEEVVA; from the exons ATGGCGCCCACCCAGACGGTGCATCATCACCGCTCGACTACCAAAACATCCCACAAGCCATTCAAGTCCAAGCATGCCTCGAAGGGTGCTCTGAAGGACATCAACAAGG GCAAGGTCGAGCGGGGTACTCGCAAAACCCCTCACCAGCAACTCATGTCGAAGCTCGATCGTCGGAACCAGGCTCGTCAAAAACAGCAGCTCAAGCATCAGGAGAAGGCGCAGGCCAACAGTATCTTCACCGGAGCGAACGGTGCCCCCCGCCATGTCGCAGTCGTGCCGCTTtccgtcgatgtcgatgtcgcTGCAATCCTCCGGTCTTTGAATGAAAGTGTGGACGTTTCGGCCGATGTTTCCGCGGACACGATCTCTCGTGTGCGCATTGATCGCTTCAGACAGAGCCTGCAGTATATTCCTGCGAAATATGACTTGATGGGCGCTTTGGACGTGTGCCGCATGGCGGATTTCGTTGTGCTTGCGTTATCgtcggaggtggaggtggaggagcaggGGGAGCAGCTGTTGAGATCCATCGAGGGCCAGGGTATTTCCAATGTTGTGGCTGTCGTTCAG GGCCTCGACAAGATCAATCCTCCCAAGAAACGCCCGCAGGTGGCCTCTTCCCTTAAATCATTCATCAACcacttctttccttctgTCGAGAAGGTCCTGTCTGTCGACTCGAGACAGGAATGTTCCAACGTCGTCCGGTCGCTGTGTACCGCAACACCGAAGGGTATCCGCTGGCGGGATGAGCGGAGCTGGAtgctggtggaggaggtgaaATGGCCCGAGGCCACAACAGAAGTCGTCGACGATGTTGTTTTGACAGGCATTGTTCGCGGAAAGGGACTGAAGGCCGACCGTCTCGTCCATATTCCTGGATGGGGCGACTTCCAGATCGACTCGATCACGGCAGCACCACTCCCGAATGCCCGAGCGAAACGCGACGATGGCATGAATGTTGATGAGAATGAAGCCCCACAGGTTTTGGATGTTCCCACCGCTGACCGCGATGACCTCGCCACTGTGGCTcccgaggagattgagatggaggaggatgatatcTCTATCGCCGAGACGGAGCGCAAGGGTGTCCTCCTAGACGACCACCATTACTTCTCCGATGACGACTCCCATCTGCCCGCGCGCCCCAAGAGACTGCCAAAGGGAACGTCAGAGTACCAATCGGCGTGGTTCATCGATGATGTCTCCGACTCTGGCTCCGacattgaggaagaagaggagcaggacGAGGCTATGGCGATGGATACCGCTGGAAACCCCGAGGACGGCGTATTCCCGGATCGTCAGGATGCTATGACAGAAGCTGGACCTTCTGAGTACCCTCAGTCCGAGATGTTCCTTGACCCTTCGCCGGAAGACGAAGCTCAGCAACTGGAGGAGTATCGGGCCAGTCGCCGCAAGGAAGCGTCGGAGGACCTGGAGTTCCCAGACGAAATCGAACTTCATCCTAATGTGCTTGCGAGAGAGCGGCTGGCTCGCTTTAGAGGTCTGAAGAATTTCAAGACTAGCCATTGGGAGACTGCAGAGGACCGTCCGCATGAACCAGAGGACTGGCGCCGGCTGCTGCAGATTGTGGATTACAAAGGCTCCAAGAACAAAACTCTCCGTGAAGCTCTGGTTGGCGGTGTGAAGCCTGGCATAAGGGTTGATGTCCACTTGCGTGGAGTGCCATCGTCGCTCCGTAATCGCCGGCAGCCCCTGTCTCTCTTCTCACTTCTCCGTCACGAGCACAAACATACCGTAGTCAACGTGAACATGCACTTGAACTCTAGCGTTGAGGAGCCCCTCAAGTCCAAGGAAGAACTCATCGTTCAATGCGGCCCCCGCCGTCTGATCGTCAAGCCGATCTTCTCTGCTGGCGACAACACCCCGAATAATGTGCACAAGTTCGATAGATTCCTGCACCCCGGCCGCAGCGCGATTGCTACCTGGATTGGACCTCTCACATGGGGCGCCGTTCCTGTCCTCGTTTTCAAGAGCAAGCAAAACCACGATCCCGAGGTCCTCGACTCGGCCGATGCCGATGCGGAGGGCCAGATCGACATCGACAACCTCGAGCTTATCGGCAAGGGCACTGTCGTCGCCCCTGACCAGTCCCGCATTGTCGCGAAGCGAGCTATTCTCACGGGTCATCCGTTCAAGATCCACAAGCGAGTCGTCACCGTCCGCTACATGTTCTTCAACGCCGAGGACGTCAACTGGTTCAAGGCCCTGCAGCTGTGGACCAAGAGAGGGCGCAGTGGTTACATCAAGGAAAGTCTCGGTACGCACGGTTACTTCAAGGCTACTTTTGATGGCAAGATCAATCCTCAGGATTCGATCGGCATCAGTCTGTACAAGAGAGTCTTCCCCAGGAACGCCCGGGCTCTGGAGGAAGTTGTTGCTTAG
- a CDS encoding urease accessory protein UreG has protein sequence MSHSHSHDHGVSHSHDDPFNGHGHSHEILDGPGSYLQREMPLIEGRDWRDRAFTIGIGGPVGSGKTALMLALCHALRDEYSIAAVTNDIFTREDAEFLTRHKALSPSRIRAIETGGCPHAAVREDISANLLALQTLQKQFQTDLLLIESGGDNLAANYSRELADFIIYVIDVAGGDKVPRKGGPGITGSDLLVVNKIDLAEAVGADLKVMERDAAKMREGGPTVFAVVKQGKGVDHIVNLILSAWKASGGYEVSLERWKNGAPKNSGSVDE, from the exons ATGTCACACTCCCACTCTCATGACCACGGCGTGAGCCATTCCCACGATGACCCCTTCAACGGCCACGGCCACTCCCACGAGATTCTCGATGGGCCGGGCTCATACCTGCAGCGCGAGATGCCATTGATTGAAGGCCGTGACTGGAGGGACCGCGCCTTTACTATTGGTATTGGAGG ACCAGTCGGGTCCGGCAAGACGGCGCTGATGCTCGCGCTGTGCCATGCCCTGCGAGATGAGTATAGTATTGCGGCAGTGACGAACGATATTTTCACGCG CGAAGACGCCGAGTTTCTCACGCGGCACAAAGCCCTCTCGCCCAGTCGCATCCGTGCCATCGAGACGGGCGGATGTCCGCACGCCGCCGTCCGCGAGGACATCAGCGCGAACCTACTCGCCCTGCAGACCCTCCAGAAACAGTTCCAGACGGATCTGCTGCTCATTGAGTCTGGGGGGGATAACCTCGCTGCGAACTACTCACGCGAGCTGGCGGATTTCATCATCTATGTGATTGATGTAGCGGGCGGTGATAAGGTGCCCCGTAAGGGCGGGCCTGGGATTACGGGCTCGGATCTGCTAGTTGTGAACAAGATTGATCTTGCCGAGGCAGTGGGCGCGGATTTGAAGGTTATGGAGCGCGATGCGGCGAAGATGAGGGAGGGGGGCCCGACGGTGTTCGCCGTGGTCAAGCAGGGGAAGGGGGTGGATCATATTGTGAATTTGATTCTAAGTGCGTGGAAGGCGAGCGGGGGGTATGAGGTTAGTCTGGAGAGGTGGAAGAATGGGGCGCCGAAGAATTCGGGGAGTGTGGATGAATAG
- a CDS encoding WDR46/Utp7 family protein: MSESAPTMAVAPTGKREKSKRVVEAQKIYGRGKPINVQSVRDRKLRSNLKAVEAKFKEAALKAKDAEILLEHEAGFLEPEGELERTYKVRQDEIRDNVAIETAKKGFELKLEDLGPYRADYTRNGRELLLAGRKGHVATMDWRKGKLGCELQLGETVRDARWLHNNQYFAVAQRKHVYIYDHAGVELHCLNKYIEPLFLDFLPYHFLLVGAQMSGHLKYTDTSTGQMVAELPTRLGAPTSLCQNPWNAIMHVGHQNGTVTLWSPNSQTNLVKALVHRGPVRSLAVDRQGRYMVSTGQDQKMCVWDIRMFREVHSYSCYQPGASVAISDRGLTAVGWGTQVSVWRGLFDAAQADQGKVKSPYMAWGGDGQRIENLRWCPYEDVLGVAHDKGFASILVPGAGEPNFDALEVNPYENTKQRQAAEVRALLNKLQPEMISLDANFVGKLDTISDQKNREEKDLDRRPEDPIEKLKNRGRGRNSALRKYLRKKGRRNVIDEKRVKAEMLRKEYAARQKEKLRAERQDLGPALARFAKKEI, translated from the exons ATGTCTGAATCCGCACCGACGATGGCCGTTGCGCCGACTGGCAAGCGCGAAAAGAGCAAACGGGTAGTCGAAGCGCAAAAAATCTACGGACGTGGCAAGCCCATCAATGTGCAGAGTGTGAGGGATAGGAAGCTACGCAGCAATTTGAAGGCTGTGGAGGCAAAGTTCAAGGAAGCCGCTCTCAAGGCGAAAGATGCGGAAATTCTGCTCGAGCATGAGGCGGGATTCCTGGAGCCAGAAGGGGAGCTGGAACGGACATACAAGGTGCGACAGGATGAGATCCGCGACAATGTTGCTATCGagacggcgaagaagggATTCGAGTTGAAGTTGGAAGATCTCGGTCCATACCGGGCAGACTACACAAGGAATGGTCGGGAGCTGCTTCTGGCTGGTCGGAAAGGGCACGTTGCGACGATGGACTGGCGGAAAGGCAAATTGGGCTGTGAGCTGCAATTGGGAGAAACAGTTCGCGATGCTCGGTGGTTGCATAACAATCAGTACTTTGCAGTTGCACAGAGGAAGCACGTCTACATCTACGACCACGCCGGTGTTGAGCTCCACTGTCTCAACAAGTATATCGAACCGCTCTTTCTCGACTTTCTCCCAtaccattttcttctcgttgGCGCT CAAATGAGCGGTCATCTCAAATACACCGACACATCGACCGGCCAGATGGTCGCAGAACTGCCCACACGGCTCGGCGCCCCGACATCGCTTTGCCAGAACCCTTGGAACGCCATCATGCATGTCGGGCATCAGAATGGGACGGTTACGCTGTGGTCTCCAAACTCCCAAACCAACCTCGTCAAAGCACTCGTGCACCGCGGCCCTGTTCGCTCTTTAGCGGTGGACAGACAAGGACGATATATGGTTTCAACAGGCCAGGACCAGAAGATGTGCGTGTGGGATATCCGTATGTTCCGGGAGGTGCACTCCTACTCGTGCTACCAGCCCGGAGCATCGGTCGCGATTAGTGACCGCGGTCTGACAGCAGTCGGCTGGGGCACGCAGGTAAGCGTCTGGCGCGGCCTCTTCGACGCTGCGCAGGCGGACCAGGGTAAAGTGAAGAGCCCGTACATGGCCTGGGGCGGGGACGGCCAACGCATCGAGAACCTGCGCTGGTGCCCATACGAGGATGTCCTGGGCGTCGCGCACGACAAGGGATTCGCGAGCATCCTGGTCCCCGGCGCCGGAGAGCCCAACTTCGACGCGCTAGAGGTCAACCCGTACGAGAACACGAAACAGCGCCAGGCGGCCGAAGTGCGCGCGCTGCTCAACAAGCTGCAGCCCGAGATGATCTCCCTGGACGCCAACTTCGTCGGCAAGCTGGACACGATCAGCGACCAGAAGAACCGCGAGGAGAAGGATCTCGACCGCCGGCCCGAGGACCCgatcgagaagctcaagaacCGCGGCCGCGGCCGCAACAGCGCCCTGCGCAAGTACCTCCGCAAGAAGGGCCGGCGCAATGTCATCGACGAGAAGCGCGTCAAGGCAGAGATGCTGCGCAAGGAGTACGCTGCGCGGCAAAAGGAGAAGCTCCGTGCCGAGCGGCAGGACCTGGGTCCTGCGTTGGCACGGTtcgccaagaaggagatttGA
- the ptaB gene encoding LIM domain-binding protein: protein MMMAQPFPAHQGMPQHPGLPPGHPMAPGQHPNAHPGAGMVQAVHPGVSAPGGPQVTQGGPMMGMPPGAGTTGPGGPVQAHALSHLGPAQAHLFQQPQFAQTFANNPQLLQQHQHQQQILRQRMMFQQQQAAQQQQHAGLPVSLPNGTQGLNAAQLAAMQANSGMRPVNLQMHLQQMPHGPQNIQQQQQQLFAMQQAQQAQQAHQAQQAQQAQQAQQAAAAAAAAAAQPGQHTPQQRHAAHPQNMHDAQSVTPQPQPPPHQGSSTPQSNPPQPPSSQPQQQPGAAPQPHPTPNPPPQQLPQAQQPGQQPHQQPQQPPQQQPQQQQSQQGQPQGQQQQMTPQEAQMKAQQTQNQAAMMMQQRMGMKGTSILALLTFAEHLSNFTSRGEAQDLLYWQAFVDKFYSPVGVLRQGVYNPQAGSKQFEISTPALARYYLTQFTSGIRQIQMLVEGARERDSPNGGRIVESRRTSFIYWFTNESQLFTNGTLIAHFDHNNKIEMLDIVVMNHTEYLPRSQLQPLELSEQKQSPKVSKNLGKRAQQKQAQQAAPSLPESMVTANGVPTAVMSFLEVAETISHMQMLFQFSQQNPQFSPPEALRNLVNTLQSQNPNPGFMPSPMNPAMQQGQNLRGPQMNGPNQFASPAMAHLGLPPQGSPHLSAHPSPAQSHLAGPPGMVQQGQMQPNVGQATSASASPQVTNKRRRASTVKVENDDTGGPEVNGTATQGAAKVKASPRVGGKRQKGTA from the exons atgatgatggcgcAGCCATTTCCTGCCCATCAAGGCATGCCGCAACATCCTGGCCTACCGCCAGGTCATCCAATGGCCCCGGGACAACATCCCAATGCCCATCCTGGTGCCGGGATGGTGCAAGCGGTGCACCCGGGCGTGTCGGCGCCAGGAGGGCCTCAAGTCACTCAAGGAGGACCGATGATGGGAATGCCCCCAGGCGCTGGAACAACTGGCCCTGGTGGTCCTGTCCAGGCTCATGCTCTTTCTCATTTGGGGCCTGCGCAGGCACATCTGTTCCAACAACCGCAGTTTGCTCAAACAT TTGCCAATAACCCTCAATTGCTacaacaacaccaacaccaacaacagATCCTTCGACAGCGCATGAtgttccagcagcagcaagcagctcagcaacagcagcatgcAGGTCTCCCCGTGTCGTTACCCAATGGCACACAGGGCTTAAACGCTGCTCAATTAGCCGCAATGCAAGCGAATTCGGGAATGCGACCGGTAAATCTACAAATGCACCTTCAACAAATGCCTCATGGCCCTCAGAACatccagcaacagcagcagcagctcttTGCTATGCAGCAGGCCCAACAAGCGCAACAGGCACACCAGGCGCAGCAAGCCCAAcaagcccagcaagctcAACAAGCCGCAGCGGCCGCCGCTGCAGCCGCGGCGCAACCGGGTCAGCATACACCGCAGCAGCGTCATGCAGCACATCCCCAGAATATGCATGATGCTCAAAGTGTAACACCTCAGCCGCAACCCCCACCACATCAAGGAAGCAGCACCCCTCAGTCGaaccctcctcaacctccCTCCAGTCAacctcagcagcagccagGTGCTGCCCCTCAACCCCATCCGACACCAAACCCGCCCCCGCAACAGTTGCCGCAGGCTCAGCAACCCGGCCAGCAGCCCCACCAGCAGCCACAGCAGccaccgcagcagcagccccagcaacagcaatcaCAACAGGGGCAACCGCAAGGCCAGCAGCAACAAATGACCCCTCAGGAAGCTCAAATGAAGGCCCAGCAGACTCAGAATCAAGCCGCCATGATGATGCAGCAGAGGATGGGCATGAAAGGCACTTCGATTCTGGCCTTGCTCACTTTTGCGGAGCACTTGAGTAACTTTACC AGCCGCGGCGAGGCTCAGGATTTGCTGTATTGGCAAGCATTTGTCGATAAATTCTATTCTCCGGTTGGTGTTCTTCGACAAGGGGTGTACAATCCCCAAGCGGGTTCGAAACAATTCGAGATCTCGACGCCAGCCCTAGCACGGTACTACCTGACTCAATTTACCAGTGGAATCCGTCAGATTCAGATGCTGGTTGAAGGTGCGCGCGAGAGAGATTCGCCCAATGGTGGTCGCATTGTGGAAAGTCGCAGAACGTCGTTTATCTACTGGTTCACCAATGAGTCTCAG CTATTCACCAACGGGACACTTATCGCTCACTTCGATCACAATAACAAGATTGAGATGCTTGACATTGTCGTGATGAATCATACAGAGTATCTTCCACGGAGTCAGCTACAGCCGCTGGAGTTGTCAGAGCAGAAACAGAGCCCGAAGGTCTCCAAGAATTTGGGCAAACGGGCtcagcagaagcaggcccagcaagccgcaCCGTCTTTGCCCGAGTCTATGGTGACTGCCAATGGTGTGCCAACGGCGGTCATGAGTTTCTTAGAAGTGGCGGAGACCATCTCGCATATGCAGATGCTGTTCCAATTCTCGCAGCAAAACCCGCAATTTTCGCCTCCCGAAGCACTACGGAATCTGGTGAACACGCTGCAGAGCCAAAATCCCAATCCGGGGTTCATGCCAAGCCCCATGAACCCAGCAATGCAGCAAGGGCAGAATCTACGAGGACCCCAAATGAACGGACCCAATCAATTCGCATCCCCCGCAATGGCTCATCTTGGATTGCCCCCTCAAGGCTCTCCTCACCTCTCGGCCCACCCCAGCCCGGCCCAGAGCCATCTCGCGGGTCCTCCTGGCATGGTACAACAAGGACAGATGCAGCCTAACGTTGGCCAGGCCACTAGTGCTAGTGCCAGCCCGCAAGTGACCAACAAGCGTCGACGAGCCAGTACCGTCAAGGTGGAGAACGACGATACAGGTGGTCCGGAAGTCAATGGTACTGCTACCCAAGGTGCGGCCAAAGTCAAGGCCAGTCCTCGGGTCGGTGGGAAAAGACAGAAGGGTACTGCATAA